Proteins co-encoded in one Arthrobacter alpinus genomic window:
- a CDS encoding carbohydrate ABC transporter permease, protein MTSLSTEARAASRKRSRATSEDPAPTSRQGFWARENITKILFVVPAGLYLVLFFGYPVVKNLIMSMQDYTTKTFFTGEAPWVGFQNYVTVISSNLFGPALLNTALFTVASILGQFIIGLALASFFNRKFPLSGFLRAMLLLPWLLPLIVASATWRSILDQDSGILNEFLGAFGIPAIGWLTSPDVALIAVILVNIWVGIPFNVTLLYGGLQDIPEELYEAGQLDGATGWKAFRYITWPNLRPVVSVVLILGVVYTIKVLDIILGLTNGGPANATQTIAVRSYQESFVNFEFGVGAAFSNILILISLVFAVIYLRANRRAVDE, encoded by the coding sequence ATGACTTCCCTTTCAACAGAGGCCCGGGCCGCGTCCCGCAAACGGTCACGCGCAACCAGCGAAGACCCTGCACCCACGTCGCGCCAAGGCTTTTGGGCCCGTGAAAACATCACCAAGATCCTCTTTGTGGTTCCGGCTGGACTCTATCTGGTCCTTTTCTTTGGTTACCCCGTAGTCAAAAACCTGATTATGAGCATGCAGGACTACACCACTAAAACCTTTTTCACTGGTGAGGCCCCGTGGGTTGGGTTCCAAAATTACGTGACCGTCATCAGCTCGAATTTGTTTGGGCCTGCTTTGCTCAACACGGCCTTGTTTACGGTTGCCTCCATTCTTGGCCAGTTCATTATTGGTCTGGCGCTGGCAAGTTTCTTCAACCGAAAATTTCCGCTGAGCGGATTCCTGCGGGCCATGCTGTTGCTTCCGTGGCTGCTGCCGCTGATCGTGGCCAGTGCAACCTGGCGCTCCATCCTTGATCAAGATTCGGGAATTCTCAACGAGTTCCTTGGCGCTTTTGGCATCCCCGCCATTGGGTGGCTGACCAGCCCGGACGTGGCGTTGATCGCCGTCATTCTTGTCAACATCTGGGTGGGCATTCCCTTCAATGTCACCTTGCTCTACGGCGGCCTCCAAGACATTCCAGAGGAACTCTATGAAGCCGGGCAGTTGGACGGCGCCACCGGGTGGAAGGCCTTCCGGTACATCACCTGGCCCAATCTTCGCCCTGTTGTCAGCGTGGTGTTAATTCTCGGAGTGGTCTACACCATCAAGGTTCTGGACATCATCTTGGGCCTGACAAATGGTGGCCCTGCAAATGCCACACAAACCATTGCGGTGCGGTCCTACCAGGAATCCTTCGTCAACTTCGAGTTCGGAGTGGGCGCAGCATTCTCAAATATCTTGATCCTCATTTCCCTCGTATTCGCCGTCATCTACCTGCGGGCAAATCGCCGCGCTGTCGATGAGTAG